One Bdellovibrio bacteriovorus str. Tiberius DNA segment encodes these proteins:
- a CDS encoding NAD(P)-dependent oxidoreductase encodes MNVALIGASGFIGTDILEELLSRGHKVTAIVRNPEKIKSRENLLVKKADVTDTDKLAEILKGQDAVVSAYNPGTDMSVTGAKSYAAATKKAGIKRLLIVGGAGSLEISPGVQLVDTPQFPAEWKDGARATREILNFIRTQNDLDWTFFSPALMIEPGPRTGKFRLGKDNPVFDAKNESRISTADYAVAMVDELEKSLHLKQRFTIGY; translated from the coding sequence ATGAATGTAGCACTGATCGGAGCTTCCGGATTTATCGGAACCGACATTTTGGAAGAACTGCTAAGCCGCGGACACAAAGTCACCGCCATTGTCAGAAATCCCGAAAAAATCAAATCCCGCGAAAATCTGCTGGTGAAAAAAGCCGATGTCACTGACACGGACAAGCTGGCTGAAATTCTGAAGGGTCAGGACGCTGTTGTGAGTGCCTATAATCCAGGAACTGACATGAGTGTGACTGGCGCCAAATCCTATGCAGCCGCAACGAAAAAAGCTGGCATCAAACGTCTGCTGATTGTGGGTGGGGCCGGGTCTTTGGAGATTTCTCCGGGAGTGCAGTTGGTGGATACGCCTCAGTTCCCCGCGGAATGGAAAGACGGCGCACGCGCCACGCGCGAGATTCTGAACTTCATCCGCACCCAGAACGATCTGGATTGGACCTTCTTCAGTCCGGCACTGATGATCGAACCAGGGCCTCGCACCGGCAAGTTCCGTCTGGGAAAAGACAATCCGGTCTTTGATGCAAAAAACGAAAGCCGAATTTCCACCGCCGACTATGCTGTCGCCATGGTGGATGAACTGGAAAAATCCCTGCACCTTAAACAACGTTTCACCATTGGTTACTAG
- the ftsA gene encoding cell division protein FtsA: MSTSKPKAPVLAGLDIGSTKVSFVIGTVNPEGKIEVAGVGTAPNTGIRQGVVVNIEATTDSIRKAKEEAELMSGYTVSEVWVGVAGSHISSFDSKGMVAIKNREVTASEIDRVIEAAKAVAVPTDRSVLHVLPREFKVDGQDGITDPIGMSGIRLEANVHIVTGGQSAINNTVKCVEKAGLKIAGLVLSQLASATAVMSNDEKNLGVCVVDMGGGACNALYFVNGSVAHSSVIPVGGQHFTHDVAVGLRTPQFAAEELKKKHGCAMASMVNENETVEVEGVGGRKSRVIPRKDLADVIEARAEETLNLIANDIRMSGLMPMLGGGIVLTGGASNLDGLIEMGEFIFDIPVRRGAPREIGGLTDVVKSGEFSAAVGLLQYALGQRKDLLQTHQQQQEVNIGESLDGITKKIKEFFGQIF, encoded by the coding sequence ATGAGTACATCAAAACCCAAAGCTCCGGTATTGGCTGGCTTGGACATTGGTTCTACCAAGGTCTCTTTTGTCATCGGCACAGTTAATCCCGAAGGAAAAATCGAAGTCGCAGGCGTGGGCACCGCTCCCAATACAGGGATCCGCCAGGGTGTCGTAGTCAATATCGAAGCCACGACTGATTCCATTAGAAAAGCCAAAGAAGAAGCAGAATTGATGTCCGGTTACACCGTATCCGAAGTGTGGGTGGGTGTTGCTGGTTCGCACATTTCTTCATTTGATTCCAAGGGCATGGTCGCGATCAAGAACCGCGAAGTCACTGCCTCTGAAATTGACCGTGTTATCGAAGCTGCCAAGGCAGTGGCGGTTCCAACGGATCGTTCTGTTCTTCACGTACTTCCAAGAGAATTCAAAGTCGACGGCCAGGACGGGATCACAGATCCTATCGGCATGTCCGGCATCCGCTTGGAAGCCAATGTGCACATCGTGACCGGTGGTCAGAGTGCTATCAATAATACAGTAAAATGTGTTGAAAAAGCCGGTTTGAAAATCGCAGGCCTGGTTCTTTCCCAGCTGGCATCCGCTACTGCGGTGATGTCCAACGATGAAAAGAATCTGGGTGTGTGCGTGGTTGATATGGGTGGCGGCGCTTGTAACGCCCTTTACTTCGTCAACGGCAGTGTGGCTCACTCCTCTGTAATTCCAGTGGGTGGCCAGCACTTCACTCACGACGTGGCGGTGGGGTTGAGAACTCCGCAGTTCGCGGCGGAAGAGCTGAAAAAGAAGCATGGTTGTGCCATGGCTTCTATGGTGAATGAAAATGAAACTGTTGAGGTCGAGGGTGTCGGCGGAAGAAAATCCCGCGTGATTCCTCGCAAGGACCTTGCGGATGTTATCGAAGCTCGTGCAGAGGAGACTCTGAACCTGATTGCCAATGACATTCGTATGAGCGGCCTGATGCCAATGCTTGGTGGCGGGATTGTTCTTACAGGGGGCGCAAGCAACCTGGATGGTCTGATCGAGATGGGAGAGTTTATCTTTGATATTCCGGTTCGCAGAGGGGCACCTCGTGAAATCGGTGGTCTGACGGATGTGGTGAAGTCTGGAGAATTCTCCGCCGCTGTTGGACTGTTGCAGTATGCATTGGGGCAGAGAAAAGATCTGCTTCAAACGCACCAACAGCAACAGGAAGTGAACATTGGTGAATCGCTGGACGGGATCACCAAGAAGATCAAAGAATTTTTTGGACAGATTTTTTAA
- a CDS encoding RrF2 family transcriptional regulator, with translation MAANSRFAVATHIMTLVAHDAPNGELLKSDIVAGSVNTNPVVVRRLMAELSKAGLLTCHQGKGGGVELARPAEKITLRDIYQAVGESDVFAFNPNRPNTRCPVSTSMAKLLTPVFSEVNDCVADQLKQTKLSDLVHKVD, from the coding sequence ATGGCAGCTAATAGCAGATTCGCAGTTGCGACTCATATTATGACCCTGGTAGCTCACGATGCCCCCAATGGGGAGCTTCTGAAGAGCGACATTGTGGCGGGAAGCGTCAACACCAATCCGGTGGTGGTGCGCCGTCTGATGGCCGAGCTTTCCAAAGCGGGTCTGCTGACTTGTCATCAGGGAAAAGGCGGCGGAGTCGAACTGGCCCGACCGGCAGAGAAGATCACCCTGCGTGACATTTATCAGGCCGTTGGTGAATCCGACGTATTTGCTTTCAACCCGAACCGGCCCAATACAAGATGTCCTGTCAGCACCAGCATGGCGAAGCTGCTGACGCCGGTATTTTCGGAAGTGAATGACTGCGTGGCAGATCAGCTGAAGCAGACGAAGCTTTCGGATCTGGTTCACAAGGTCGACTAG
- a CDS encoding cell division protein FtsQ/DivIB, with translation MKKLVLKLIFGFIVLPAALAGTLFYLNENGFFNISSVEVVLENPPAGQEQFLRPHVDRLEASLARYKGVSLWNIKLKKVSREVDALNWVDGLNIKRSWPTTLSVRVRPHEVKLLFMAKGGKLVPIIKDGTFLDPVESKQAPDVVLLDGEGFVKKTELRKKAVDVVEQIPAEGSFSRKTISEIRYDNKEGFWMTMIKTGIQVKMGEDQVSLKSARVSQVVDYLESRQFDARVIDANLSKKVLVRLRKDP, from the coding sequence GTGAAGAAGCTCGTTTTAAAACTTATCTTTGGATTCATTGTTCTGCCTGCAGCACTTGCGGGAACGCTTTTTTATCTGAATGAAAATGGCTTTTTCAATATCAGTTCGGTCGAGGTTGTGCTTGAAAATCCACCCGCGGGGCAGGAGCAGTTTTTACGTCCTCACGTCGATCGCCTGGAGGCAAGTCTTGCCCGATACAAAGGCGTTTCTCTTTGGAATATCAAACTTAAAAAAGTATCCCGTGAAGTCGACGCCCTGAACTGGGTGGATGGTTTGAATATCAAAAGAAGCTGGCCGACGACTTTGTCTGTGCGCGTGCGCCCGCATGAGGTGAAGCTTCTGTTCATGGCCAAAGGTGGAAAGCTTGTTCCTATTATTAAAGATGGAACTTTCCTGGATCCGGTTGAAAGCAAGCAGGCTCCGGATGTTGTGCTGCTTGATGGAGAAGGCTTTGTGAAAAAAACAGAACTTCGCAAGAAGGCTGTTGATGTGGTTGAACAAATTCCTGCTGAAGGATCGTTCAGCAGAAAAACAATTTCTGAAATTCGTTACGACAATAAAGAAGGCTTCTGGATGACCATGATCAAAACTGGAATCCAGGTGAAGATGGGCGAAGACCAAGTGTCTTTGAAGTCTGCACGAGTCAGCCAAGTCGTCGATTATCTCGAATCCCGCCAGTTTGACGCGCGCGTCATAGACGCGAATCTGTCAAAGAAAGTCCTTGTCAGGTTGCGTAAGGATCCCTAA
- a CDS encoding UDP-2,3-diacylglucosamine diphosphatase, with protein sequence MEAWFISDIHLKTAEERNGKILLRFLRSLLAGNPQQVHLFMLGDIFDLWVGGHTYFAKKFEPLMQTLGDLRKAGARITFIEGNHDVHVEGYFQKRLGIEVFVEAQYYLIDGVRVRCEHGDLINMNDEKYLKYRSIIRNPYIKPLGNILPGKFWDHIGNKASKKSRERSGHYRVSNEGELITMIRKHTPVAYAEKPFDLIVSGHMHVFDDHTEAINGHSVRSVNLGSWFEERVKVFCLKNGVGEWVYLPSEES encoded by the coding sequence GTGGAAGCCTGGTTCATATCCGACATTCACTTGAAAACCGCTGAAGAGCGCAATGGGAAAATCCTGTTGCGCTTTTTGCGTTCTTTGCTGGCGGGCAATCCGCAGCAAGTTCACCTTTTCATGCTCGGGGATATCTTCGATCTGTGGGTGGGTGGTCATACCTATTTCGCCAAAAAATTCGAACCTTTGATGCAGACACTGGGAGACCTTCGCAAAGCCGGGGCCCGGATCACGTTCATCGAAGGAAACCACGATGTTCACGTGGAGGGTTACTTCCAAAAACGTCTGGGGATCGAAGTTTTTGTCGAGGCTCAGTATTATCTGATCGACGGGGTTCGTGTGCGTTGTGAGCACGGGGATCTGATCAATATGAATGACGAGAAGTATCTTAAATACCGCAGCATCATTCGCAATCCCTATATCAAACCACTGGGAAATATTCTGCCGGGTAAGTTCTGGGATCACATCGGAAACAAAGCCAGCAAAAAAAGCCGCGAACGCAGTGGACATTATCGTGTGTCCAATGAAGGTGAGCTGATCACGATGATTCGCAAGCACACTCCGGTAGCCTATGCGGAAAAGCCTTTTGATCTGATTGTCTCTGGACACATGCACGTGTTTGACGATCACACCGAAGCCATCAACGGGCACTCCGTGCGCTCGGTGAATCTGGGGTCGTGGTTTGAAGAGCGCGTGAAAGTCTTCTGTCTGAAAAATGGCGTGGGCGAATGGGTGTATCTTCCTTCTGAAGAGTCCTAA
- the hmgA gene encoding homogentisate 1,2-dioxygenase, which yields METKYLSGFGNHFSTEARPNSLPQDQNSPQKAPAGLYPEQLSGTAFTAPRHSNMFSWLYRIRPSVMHKPFAPLKDLTSKTFFKPQHINPNQMRWNPLAETSAKQDFVEGIRTVCGTGSVHEQRGLNAHLYSFNKSMDTRYFMNADGDFLLVPQKGSLHVKTEMGFMEVEPGEIALVPRGMKFQVNPLKEGTTCTGYIGENFGAAFRLPDLGPIGANGLAHRRHFLTPVAAFEDKEGKFELVGKFAGELWGAEIGHSPLDVVAWHGNFVPFKYDLRKFNTINTVSYDHPDPSIFTVLTSPSEVPGTANVDFAIFPPRWMVGEHTFRPPYFHRNCMSEYMGLIYGEYDAKTAGGFVPGGGSLHNFYSAHGPDVDAFEKASNADLKPHKIEATMAFMFESRSPYMVTDFAMGKDFLQDDYQNCWQGFKKYFK from the coding sequence ATGGAAACAAAATACTTATCAGGTTTCGGAAATCACTTTTCCACAGAAGCTCGCCCGAACTCTTTGCCTCAGGACCAGAACTCTCCACAAAAGGCCCCGGCGGGTCTTTACCCTGAACAGCTTAGCGGCACGGCCTTTACAGCTCCTCGTCATTCCAATATGTTTTCCTGGCTGTATCGCATCCGCCCGTCCGTGATGCACAAGCCTTTTGCTCCGTTGAAGGATCTGACTTCCAAAACCTTCTTCAAGCCTCAGCACATCAATCCCAATCAAATGCGCTGGAATCCGCTGGCTGAAACTTCCGCGAAGCAGGATTTCGTGGAAGGCATCCGCACGGTGTGTGGCACAGGCTCTGTGCACGAACAACGTGGTTTGAATGCGCATCTTTATTCCTTCAACAAGTCCATGGACACGCGTTACTTCATGAATGCCGATGGTGACTTCCTGCTGGTTCCTCAAAAAGGTTCTTTGCATGTGAAAACCGAAATGGGCTTTATGGAAGTTGAACCCGGCGAAATCGCACTGGTTCCCCGTGGAATGAAGTTCCAGGTGAATCCACTGAAAGAAGGCACCACTTGCACTGGTTATATCGGTGAAAACTTTGGTGCGGCATTCAGACTGCCGGATCTGGGCCCGATTGGCGCCAACGGCCTTGCACACCGTCGTCACTTCCTGACTCCGGTGGCGGCGTTCGAAGACAAAGAAGGAAAGTTTGAACTGGTCGGCAAATTTGCCGGCGAACTGTGGGGCGCTGAAATCGGTCACTCGCCACTGGATGTGGTTGCATGGCATGGAAACTTTGTTCCATTCAAGTATGACCTACGCAAATTTAACACCATCAACACTGTCAGCTATGATCATCCAGATCCATCCATCTTCACTGTGCTGACTTCACCAAGTGAAGTTCCGGGCACCGCGAACGTGGACTTTGCGATCTTCCCGCCACGCTGGATGGTGGGTGAACACACCTTCCGCCCGCCGTACTTCCACCGCAACTGCATGAGCGAATACATGGGTTTGATCTATGGCGAATACGACGCGAAAACCGCTGGGGGCTTTGTTCCTGGCGGCGGCAGCCTGCACAACTTCTATTCCGCTCACGGGCCGGATGTGGATGCATTTGAAAAAGCCAGCAACGCGGATTTGAAACCGCACAAAATCGAAGCCACCATGGCCTTTATGTTTGAATCCCGTTCACCATATATGGTGACGGACTTCGCGATGGGAAAAGACTTCCTGCAGGACGACTATCAGAACTGCTGGCAGGGTTTTAAGAAATACTTCAAATAA
- a CDS encoding class I SAM-dependent methyltransferase, producing MDFKPTQRFSDRVDNYVKFRPSYPSELLKFFIDQLGLRPDMAVADVGSGTGISTEIFLDNGNKVYGVEPNAKMRAAAEKTLVGYPDFHSVNGSSENTGLPADSVDFVIAAQAFHWFEPVATQKEFKRILKSPGTAALIWNDRRMTGTGFNVDYEALIANYGSDYKQVRHNNIDQAQIESFLGAYNEHVIFNYQDLDFAGLLGRLLSSSYMPQMDSAAYPAMKAELEAIFDKYQKNGMVRIEYDTRIFHARMK from the coding sequence ATGGATTTCAAACCGACTCAACGCTTTAGTGACCGGGTTGATAACTACGTCAAGTTTCGACCCTCGTATCCCTCCGAACTGCTTAAGTTTTTCATCGACCAATTGGGGTTAAGGCCGGACATGGCGGTGGCTGATGTGGGTTCGGGGACGGGGATTTCGACCGAGATCTTTTTGGACAACGGAAACAAAGTTTACGGTGTAGAGCCCAACGCCAAAATGCGGGCTGCTGCTGAAAAGACGCTGGTGGGTTATCCTGACTTTCACAGTGTGAACGGTTCATCGGAAAACACCGGGCTGCCTGCCGACAGCGTGGATTTCGTGATTGCCGCTCAAGCCTTTCACTGGTTTGAGCCGGTGGCGACGCAGAAAGAGTTCAAACGCATTCTGAAATCGCCGGGAACGGCGGCGTTGATCTGGAATGATCGTCGTATGACGGGCACGGGATTTAACGTGGACTATGAAGCACTGATTGCGAACTATGGTTCAGATTATAAGCAGGTTCGTCACAACAATATCGATCAGGCGCAGATTGAAAGTTTTCTGGGTGCCTACAATGAGCATGTGATTTTCAATTATCAGGATCTGGATTTCGCAGGATTGCTGGGGCGGTTGTTGTCTTCTTCGTACATGCCTCAGATGGACAGTGCAGCGTATCCCGCGATGAAAGCCGAATTGGAAGCGATCTTCGATAAATATCAGAAAAACGGAATGGTGCGGATTGAATACGACACGCGTATTTTTCACGCCCGAATGAAATAA